The Streptococcus oralis genome segment CTTTTAGATGGCTTTGTCTTATCCTGTGATATAAAAGCTATAAAGACTGATTTGGTAATGTTTAAGGAGATTCTCGATAAATACCAGCTAGATCCTACAAATTGTGTCTTTCTAGACGATATTGAGGACAATACAAACGCAGCTCAGAAATTGGGCATCAAGGCCCATCAGGTCAAGAAAAGAAGTGATGTCGTTGATATTTTGAAATCCTATATTTAAAGGCAACACTCTCTATTTTTTGTGGTAGAGAGTTTTTTTGTTAATAAAATCTTACAAAATGACATTTATATATTGCATTAAGTTAGATATATGGTATAATGTTTTTAAAAGAAGCGCAACTTTTTAAGAATGTGAAGGAGGACGCTAGTGGCTAAAAATTTAAAGTTAAAATTAGCTCGGGTGGAGCGTGATTTAACACAAGGGGATTTGGCAGAAGCTGTGGGCGTTACTAGGCAGACTATAGGCTTGATTGAAGCTGGGAAATACAATCCGAGTCTCTCCCTCTGCCAGTCCATTTGCAGATGCTTAGGAAAAACATTAGACCAACTATTTTGGGAGGAAGAAGATGAAGAATAGAAAAAAACTTGTGATCAAAGATGAACGTACGGAAAAATTGGATGGAAAGATTTCAGGAGAAATTCTTTTGGGAATGTGCCTATTTTTGGCACTGGAAATTTTTGCCAAAGTTTATATTTTTAATTTAACGCTTCTATCCTATTTACCAGAATTACTTTTATTGATTGGAGTAGGTTTGTATGCCATTATTCGCCGCATGTATGTAGGAATTGATATTCGAGATATTGTTGAGAATACTGGAAAAGAAAGAATTTTATCTGCTTTGGGATTTTCTATAGTGATTTTATTGATTGATATCGTAGGCAATCGCGAGGAACTGGTCAGTCTATTGACTTGGAAGTACTCCCTAAAAGTGGTTCTAGCAGTTATCATCTATCTAGTTGGGAGTTATTCTATGGATAGAGTTATCCTATACTTGAATCGCAGAAATCAGCAAGTTTGGGAGGAAGAAGATGAAAAATA includes the following:
- a CDS encoding helix-turn-helix transcriptional regulator; amino-acid sequence: MAKNLKLKLARVERDLTQGDLAEAVGVTRQTIGLIEAGKYNPSLSLCQSICRCLGKTLDQLFWEEEDEE
- a CDS encoding DUF6773 family protein; protein product: MKNRKKLVIKDERTEKLDGKISGEILLGMCLFLALEIFAKVYIFNLTLLSYLPELLLLIGVGLYAIIRRMYVGIDIRDIVENTGKERILSALGFSIVILLIDIVGNREELVSLLTWKYSLKVVLAVIIYLVGSYSMDRVILYLNRRNQQVWEEEDEK